A genomic window from Mesorhizobium sp. 131-2-1 includes:
- a CDS encoding autotransporter assembly complex protein TamA: protein MPARETQMSGVFAPGRGLPRALLLAALCAAGLMAESRPATAFEIFGIKLWGSSNDEDADIVDPLRYSVTIEAPDADKDLVKKLENASTLKADEERPVSGSLGLLAKARADREQLVAALYADARYEGVVTVTIDGKPLDDLPPDAEFKGPQPIPVVIAIAAGAKFTLGDIRLEGDAAGLASADFGLIAGGDAGSGAVLKAEALIVRALKQEGRPLARITDRQIIADHATSTLDVTLTVAAGPVAGYGDTTVDGTEKVDRDFTEYMTGLKRGRQYSPDEIDDARDRLLGLEVFNSVTMKEGESLDAQGNVPINVQVSERKPRYFGLGATVSNTEGLGLEGYWGHRNLFGRAEKLRIEGAISGIGSNDLGELNYNAGIMFEKPGVLGPSSKFFTGIKTVFEHPDAYDHFSVKGNMGVSYDLDKKQRVSAEFALDYSRITDAFGKHTYLIASVPLQYVYDARDNRLNPTRGFRVLAYAEPSYDILNGATFLKLKGEGSAYQSLDTASKFVLAERASIGSIVGTGLQNVPADRRFYSGGGGSVRGYAYQGIGPKDIDGQPIGGLSFFETSVEMRIAVTDTIGIVPFVDAGTVSTKSFPDFSDVKVGAGVGVRYLTPFGPLRVDAAVPLNRGPGDPRFGIYAGIGQAF from the coding sequence ATGCCGGCGCGTGAAACGCAGATGTCAGGAGTGTTCGCGCCAGGGCGCGGGCTTCCGCGCGCCCTGCTTCTGGCTGCGCTTTGCGCGGCTGGGTTGATGGCCGAATCGCGGCCGGCGACGGCCTTCGAGATCTTTGGCATCAAACTTTGGGGTTCTTCGAACGACGAGGACGCCGATATCGTCGATCCGCTGCGCTATTCCGTCACCATCGAAGCGCCCGATGCGGACAAGGATCTGGTCAAGAAGCTGGAAAACGCCTCGACGCTGAAAGCGGACGAGGAGCGCCCGGTCTCCGGCTCGCTCGGCCTGCTCGCCAAGGCGCGGGCCGACCGCGAGCAGCTGGTCGCCGCCCTTTATGCCGACGCCCGCTATGAAGGCGTCGTCACCGTCACGATTGACGGCAAGCCGCTCGACGACCTGCCGCCCGACGCCGAGTTCAAGGGGCCGCAGCCGATCCCGGTGGTCATTGCCATCGCCGCCGGCGCGAAGTTCACGCTGGGCGACATCAGGCTGGAAGGCGATGCCGCAGGGCTCGCCAGCGCCGATTTCGGCCTGATCGCCGGCGGCGATGCCGGCTCGGGCGCCGTGCTCAAGGCAGAAGCGCTGATCGTTCGCGCGCTGAAACAGGAAGGCCGGCCGCTGGCCAGGATCACGGACCGCCAGATCATCGCCGACCATGCAACCTCGACGCTCGATGTGACGCTGACGGTCGCGGCCGGGCCGGTCGCCGGCTATGGTGACACCACGGTCGACGGCACCGAGAAGGTCGACCGCGACTTCACCGAATACATGACCGGGCTGAAGCGCGGCCGGCAATATTCGCCCGACGAGATCGACGACGCGCGCGACCGGCTGTTGGGCCTCGAAGTGTTCAACAGCGTGACGATGAAGGAAGGCGAAAGCCTCGACGCTCAAGGGAACGTCCCGATCAACGTCCAGGTCAGCGAGCGCAAGCCGCGCTATTTCGGGCTTGGCGCCACCGTCTCCAACACGGAAGGATTGGGTCTGGAAGGCTATTGGGGCCACCGCAACCTGTTCGGGCGCGCCGAAAAGCTGCGTATCGAGGGTGCCATCAGCGGCATCGGCAGCAACGATCTGGGCGAACTCAACTACAATGCCGGCATCATGTTCGAGAAGCCGGGCGTGCTTGGGCCGTCGTCGAAATTCTTCACCGGCATTAAGACGGTGTTCGAGCACCCCGACGCCTATGACCATTTCTCGGTCAAGGGCAACATGGGCGTCTCCTATGACCTGGACAAGAAGCAGAGGGTTTCGGCGGAATTCGCCCTCGACTATTCGAGGATCACCGACGCTTTCGGCAAGCACACCTACCTGATCGCCAGCGTTCCCTTGCAATATGTCTATGACGCCAGGGACAACCGGCTTAACCCGACGAGGGGTTTCAGGGTTCTGGCCTATGCCGAGCCCAGCTACGACATCCTGAACGGCGCGACGTTCCTGAAGCTGAAGGGCGAAGGGTCGGCCTATCAGTCGCTCGACACGGCGAGCAAATTCGTCCTGGCCGAGCGCGCCAGCATCGGCTCGATCGTCGGCACCGGCCTGCAGAACGTTCCGGCCGATCGGCGCTTCTATTCGGGCGGCGGCGGCTCGGTGCGCGGCTATGCTTATCAGGGCATCGGTCCAAAGGACATCGACGGACAGCCGATCGGCGGGCTTTCCTTCTTCGAGACTTCGGTCGAGATGCGCATCGCCGTCACCGACACGATCGGCATCGTGCCGTTCGTGGATGCCGGCACCGTCTCGACCAAATCCTTCCCGGACTTTTCCGATGTGAAGGTCGGCGCCGGCGTCGGCGTGCGCTATCTGACACCGTTCGGGCCGCTGCGCGTCGACGCTGCGGTGCCGCTCAACCGCGGTCCGGGCGATCCGCGCTTCGGCATCTATGCCGGCATCGGCCAGGCGTTCTGA